DNA from Dermochelys coriacea isolate rDerCor1 chromosome 20, rDerCor1.pri.v4, whole genome shotgun sequence:
agatcagggccctgtcacaccgtgcgctgcccagaccccacccgagatcagggccctgtcacaccgtgcgctgcccagaccccacccgagatcagggccctgtcacGCCgtgcgctgcccagaccccacccAAAATTAGGGCCCCGTtttgccgggcgctgcccagaccccaaccgagatcagggacctgttgtgccaggtgctgcccagaccccacctgagatcagggccccgtcgcactgggtgctgcccagaccccacccgggatcagggcccccttgcgccgggcactgcccagaccctgacCACAATCAGGGCCCCGTCACaccgggtgctgcccagaccctgaccaagatcagggctccgTCATGCCAGGTGCTGTCCagaccccgactgagatcagggccccgtcgtgcctggtgctgcccagaccctgactgagatcagggccccgtcgtgctGGGTGCTGCCCGGGCATTTAGAGCGAACCAATGTTGCAGAGCTAACAATCCAAGCTGACGTGGCGGATGAAGGCAGGGTTTTCTCCCCACGGtcaagatggggaaactgaggcccagagtggTGATATGACATACCCCATGTCACGCAGaattggaaatagaacccaggtatcctgcATCCCAGCTGAGCCCCATAACCACTGAATGAACCATCCGCCTTCACCAGGCAGTCCCCCTCCCAGGGCAGCCTTTGCCTCGGCATGCCACCCATGTGCCACCCCATACCGCAGTCATCTCCCAACCGCCGAGACCTCTCCCCGTGCCTGGGTGACGGGGAGGGTGACTGGAAAGCTGCCCCAGGAGTGAGTGCTTGtgactcccctgccccccaggctgaGACCAGACAACTTGGTACATGTAACCCTCACTCAGAACTACAAAGCCAGGTGAGCTAAGGGGACCCGGGGACCAGCAGCGGcatttgcggggggggggctggcgtCACCCCTCAAACTTAGAGGTCCTCCTAGAAGTGTTGAGAATGAagggagctcctggctactccagccccgacctctgccagcagggggcgctgcggggCGCGGGGCAGGTGCGCTGGCGGGGGGTGGCTCCCggctgctcccagcagggggcgctgcggggCGCGGGACAGGTGCGCTGGCGGGGGGTGGCCTCCCggctgctcccagcagggggcgctgcggggCGCGGGGCAGGTGCGCTGGCGGGGGGTGGCTCCCggctgctcccagcagggggcgctgcggggCGCGGGGCAGGTGCGCTGGCGGGGGGTGGCTCCCggctgctcccagcagggggcgctgcggggCGCGGGGCAGGTGCGCTGGCGGGGGGTGGCTCCCggctgctcccagcagggggcgctgcggggCGCGGGGCAGGTGCGCTCCCACCTTTCCAGGCTGCCGGTCCCTGCGCATCCCGGCGCGGCGCTGGCCCGGGGTTAATGTTTAATAGCCCCGTGTGTGCTCAGGGCCGGGGAGGGGCGCCGGGGGCCGCGCTCGCCACGGGCAGCTCCCGGGCCTTGGCCGTCCCGGGCTGCGCCGGCTGGAGATTAGCGGAGCGCGTGTCATTGGCTCAGCGGCCGGGGATAAATCGCAGGGCCCGCGGGGCACCGGGACCTTCCTGGTGCAGCCGCCCAGGGGTGCGCGGCTCGGGCCAGGTGGGCAGCGAGGGGCTGGCACCGGGAAACGGGGACGCCCCCAACACCCGCAGAAACGTGAGTGAGGGTCGCCGGCTCCAGCTGGGGGGATTAGCCAAGGAGGGAGGGGCCAGGAGTTAATCTTCTGTgccggggggctgggcaggcGGACACGTATGTGGGGGAGCCCTGTGCCAGCTGTAAAGGGGGGGACGCTGCTGGTACCCCGGGGCTGCCCTGATCTGGGAAGCATTTAAGCTCCCTGCACAGCTGTCGCGTGCTTGGGGGCCAGACCCCGTTTTTCTCCCGCCCCCCACCGCCCTGTAGCCCCCAAGGGGCGGGCGCCCAGGTGGGtgcagagggggaagggaaaaccGGTTGCCTCTCATTGCCCAGAAGCGATTGACCGCAGGGGGcaattggggcagggggtggcaatggggtggggggagtgtgagGTGGCGGGGACCGTCCTGGGCTGGGACTGCGGTGATCAGAGCTCGCCAGCCACCCCGACACCACTGTAGATGGGCGCAGGGATCCTGTTTTGCCCCCGTGACGAGGAGCTGGGGTCTGTGACCTGTGCCCCCAGGTCCTCTTGCCCTTCCGGGTGCCTGGTAATTAAAGCTAGAAGGAGCCCCCTCCCCGTGTTGCCTGGGGGAGCCCTTCACATTGGTGCCAGGCAGGCACCAGCAGCGGGCGCCCTCACGTCACGAGCCTCCGTCCTCAGGGTGACCCTGGCAAAGTGGAAAATCACCCAGGAGAAGTAGTTTCAGAGACTCAGGTTTCTCACGGCACCCACCGGGTTTATGCCCCTCCCAGGCTCCACTCCCCTCTGACCCCAAACCCCTGAGGCTACCCCCGAAATCTAATCCCCCCTCTCCCGCCCTGGTGTGCGCTGGCGAGGGGCAGCCCCAGACACTCACCCTGGCATCTCTTCCTGCCCTAGGTTTCGCTGGAGagtcccagcctggccctgatggCAACGGAAGCCGTGTCCctgccaccctctgccccagaggaGTGCCAGGGGGATGCCCCCACTGGCCTGtgcccagctggggagggcaTGGATGTCCCTGGGAAGGAGCACAGGCCAGGGGAAGGTGGCATTGACCCCGTCATTGCACAAGAGAGGGAGCCTGGGGCACCCAAGCCCCCTGGCACCACTGGCCAGGACGAGGCCCCAACACACGGACAGTCCCCTGCTgcctcaggggaggagggcaaCCAGGCTGATCACCGTGGCGCCTGCCCCACTCCCCCGGTGCAGCCACACCCTGCTGATGCCTCAGGCCAGCCAGCCTGCGGAGGGGAGAACAGCAATGTTGTCTTTGGTGACCCCCCCGATGCCACCCCCTCCTCGGAGCCACCTCAAGCTGCCAACGTCCATGGCCAAGCAAGCCCCGGGGAGCCAAAGCTGAGTGCCAGCTCTGAGCAGGGCTGCCAGGAGAGCACTGAGGCAGCGGGCACAGAGACGGGCGAGGAGAAGGCCCCCAGCCCGCATGGGGACAAGTCACCAGCCACCAGCCCGGGgtcagagcagccagcagaggagTCCGAAAAGGATCCCCGGCTGGCTGGGGAACAGGGACCTCTGACACTGGGCCGCGCTGGTGCCCAGGGGGGCCAGGATGCCAGCTGCCCACTGAAGCCGGATGGCATGCCGGTGCCAGGAGGACCTTTGCTGGCACCGGGGGACCTTGCCCCttgcagccagcagggggcagcaggcgCCAGGCCTGAGGCGGCAGTGCCAAGGTCTCCCGTGGCAACTGGTGACTCCTCTGGGCCTGCCCACCTGGCAAGCGATGGCAGCTGGGAGCCGGGGGGCGGGGAAGGCCAGAGGGAGGGACCAGCTGGCAGCTCAGCAGGTGGAGCCGGTGACAACAATAAACCCCGGGGTGAGGTCGGAGCCGGGGCTGTGGTGGAATCTGAGCCGAACGAGGTGCCACCCAGCGCTGCCGGGCCCCGAGAGACCTCGCCCGGGGGAGACGGTGCCAGGGAACCAGATGGTGCTGAAGATCTGGGTGGTGCTGCAGGTCCAACGGATACCAGGGATCTGACTGGTACCAAAGATCCAGCCAGTCCGCCAGAGACAGCCGGTGCCACAGATCTGGCCAGTGAAGATCCAGCTGCCCCCAGCGATCGGGGCAGTGCGGCAGCTCCAACCGGTGCCGACACGCAGACCAGTGCTGGGGACCCAACTGGGGCCAAAGATCCAGGAGCTGCCTCGGAGCAGAAGGGGGAGAGCATGGAGAATGGGGACCCCTCCAGTGATGGCGAAGCCTCTCCAGCCCTGAAGCTGGGCAGCGAGACCCCCATCGAGCGGGAGATCCGGTTGCACCAGGAAAGGGAGGAGACCCTGAGGCGGCAGCGGGGCCTGGCCAGCTCGCGGGACACCCAGCAGTATGTGGAGGTGCGGATGAAGCCCATCTTGAGCCAGGCGCAGCCACCCGCCCAGTTGCCCAAGGAGAAGGAGCGCCAGTGGGCCGGGGCCCAGATGCAGCGGGAGATCCAGCGGGAGAGGCTCCGTGAGGAAGACCTGATGCAGCTGGGCAAGGTGCGGGGCACCTACGACCGGGGCAcccaccaggagctgcaggagaagaAGATGCTCTTTGAGCAGCAGCCCAACCCcgagcccccttcccccaggaagCCAGCGAGGGTCACCTGCGGCAGCAGTGCCAAGACCccccgagatcagggcccccgtGGACCATCCTTCGCCGAGGCCAACAGCCGGGCCAACATGGTCATCCTGGAGCCCAGCACCCTGCTGCGCCCCAGCCTCGGCCGCCAGGCCACTCTGGAGCGGAGCCCCTCGGCCCAGGGCAACCCCTTCTTCAGACTGCGCTCCAGGAGCCCCCAGTCCCGGCTGGAGTTGGAGGTGCAGGAGGCCCAGAAGAGGGAACAGGAGCtgcagaaacagaggcacagtcTGTACGGCTGGGACCTGCCCGGCGATGCCCAGTGGGCGGCTGATGGGGAGGAGCCGCGCCGCAGCCGGCCAGGTAAGGGGGGCTGCACAAACAGAGTCTAGGGGCAGCTGGAGGAAGGCAGTGCTGACGAGGGGTTAGAGCACTGGGCCTAGGAGGCAGGACTCCCCCTCGAGCCAGGTGGGAGCATTCCTTAATACCTAGAACTgggatctgggagtcaggacacctgggttctctttccaACTCCAGGAAGGAACAGGGCCTGGTGGTTGGAATGGAggcctgagagccaggactcctggggtctctgGCCAGCTGTCACTGACTCCCTGTGCGACCTGCactctgcctcggtttccccatctgtaacatggagcTAATGACACTGATCATCTCTGAGGGCCACTGGTTAGAGACCATTCCAGCCCAGCCGCCGGCTGTGATGGGGGGCTGTTCCCATGGGATAAGTGCAGTGGGACCCCCTTCCTGGCTGCCTCATGACTGGCATCCCACTCGTGCCCAGTGGGTGTTGCCAACGGGCCAGCAGGGAGCGTCCGGATAGCGGGGGTAACAGGCACCCAGATTtgccctcctgctgctccccacaAGGGTCCcatggtgcagaagggggctggcAAAGACAGCGACGCCTGGGGCAAGACACCCTGGCTGTTTCGGAGCCGGGCGAGGCCTGGAAGAAGCAGGTGATGTAGGGGGTAGATGTGagcatgggggggggcgggagagaggaTCTAGTGTTACAGGAGGTGAGGGACATCCAGGGGGCCCTGGAGGGCTGTAGAGAGACAGGTGCATCCCACACGGAGAGAAGGGCTTTATCTCCCCTAAAAGGCTCTCTGCCTGACTCAGCAGCACCTCCGTGAGTGCACCTATGTGCCATGCTCTTGGCATGTGTGGGGCACGTCCCAGGGCCAGGGCTGAGAAGTCTCTAGCTGTtcccagggagagagggaggagatcccagcagcctcttcccccatccccgacccgaggccaggccaggccagaggcTGGGTTCCCAGTCCCAGCCAACCCAGGAGCTGCTGGCCCTGAGCTGCACCTGGGGAGACAGTGTGTGTACCCAGGGGGCGGTGGCTGCGTCAGGGCGGGGCGCAGGGCCGACCTTTGGCTAGAACGAAAGGGAAAGCCACTCAGCggtggtgggaagggggcaggctggCGGGGCTGTGCCCGGGGCCCAGGgggagccaggagcagggccagccTGTGGTTTCAGAGCTGGGGTTTGGCCTGTTTCTGGGGATCAGGGCCCTGCTGCATAGTCGTGAGCTGAATGATCAGTATTTCAAGAGCACCCAGATGCCACAATCAAGATCAGGACCCACCAcacaccccattgtgctagctgggTGCTGCACGGACCCCCCTGAACTGAGATTGGGCCTCCTTTGTCCCAGGTGCTGCATGGATCCTGACCCAGAACAGGGTCACATTGTGCCAGTGcagcacagacaccccccccgcaCACTGAGACTGGGCCCCATTGTTCCAGGTGCACAGACACCTAATgagagccagcccctgccccacagggctcagTGTAAAGAGatacagggagggaggggaaaccgaggcccAGAGGGCAGAAGTGGGTCATTGGCAGagccgggaacagaacccaggcatcctgaatTCTGgtccagtgccctagccactaggtCACCCTACCTAGATGCATCCTCCGCCAGCCCTCAGGGCAGGATGAATCCCCCTAACTCAGCTGCTAGGCTGGATGGCATGAGGTGTggcacagggaaactgaggctgagtCTCAGGGGGGCAGGCAGTGTTTCTTGCAGAGGAAGAGGTATTAGGGTACAGaatccggggggggggaagccccaTTGCTTAGCCTGGCAAAGCCCAAGGAAGGAGGCGGAGGGAGCCTGCAGACCCTGAGCCACTTTCCTCCCCCTCGTTGCAGAGAGACCATCCTGTGGGAAGCTCGATGTGACCTGGCCTCCCCGAGCCCTGTTGGAGAGCCCCCAGGAGAATGGGCTGGACCAGGTA
Protein-coding regions in this window:
- the MISP3 gene encoding uncharacterized protein MISP3 yields the protein MFNSPVCAQGRGGAPGAALATGSSRALAVPGCAGWRLAERVSLAQRPGINRRARGAPGPSWCSRPGVRGSGQVGSEGLAPGNGDAPNTRRNVSLESPSLALMATEAVSLPPSAPEECQGDAPTGLCPAGEGMDVPGKEHRPGEGGIDPVIAQEREPGAPKPPGTTGQDEAPTHGQSPAASGEEGNQADHRGACPTPPVQPHPADASGQPACGGENSNVVFGDPPDATPSSEPPQAANVHGQASPGEPKLSASSEQGCQESTEAAGTETGEEKAPSPHGDKSPATSPGSEQPAEESEKDPRLAGEQGPLTLGRAGAQGGQDASCPLKPDGMPVPGGPLLAPGDLAPCSQQGAAGARPEAAVPRSPVATGDSSGPAHLASDGSWEPGGGEGQREGPAGSSAGGAGDNNKPRGEVGAGAVVESEPNEVPPSAAGPRETSPGGDGAREPDGAEDLGGAAGPTDTRDLTGTKDPASPPETAGATDLASEDPAAPSDRGSAAAPTGADTQTSAGDPTGAKDPGAASEQKGESMENGDPSSDGEASPALKLGSETPIEREIRLHQEREETLRRQRGLASSRDTQQYVEVRMKPILSQAQPPAQLPKEKERQWAGAQMQREIQRERLREEDLMQLGKVRGTYDRGTHQELQEKKMLFEQQPNPEPPSPRKPARVTCGSSAKTPRDQGPRGPSFAEANSRANMVILEPSTLLRPSLGRQATLERSPSAQGNPFFRLRSRSPQSRLELEVQEAQKREQELQKQRHSLYGWDLPGDAQWAADGEEPRRSRPERPSCGKLDVTWPPRALLESPQENGLDQVEKSPRSLRQKSALIQRWESGAVSNPESQE